Below is a window of Lebetimonas sp. JH292 DNA.
AAAATTTTTTTAGCAAAATAATTATTTAAATGTGTTTTGTCAAAATTGGTATGCATTGCAATTAATGAACAGTTTTTTTGGATAAGTTTAATTAAATATTTTGTAGAAAAAGAATTGAAATTTACTTTTTTTATACCTTTAAAAATCAAAGGATGATGCGTAATAATCAATGAATTCGGCTTTATTTTTTCAATTACACTATCATCAATATCAAGAGATAAATATATCCTTTCAATCTTTTCATTTATACCAACATTTATTCCGCTGTTGTCCCACTCTTCCTGAAGTGAAAAAGGGCTTATTTCATCCAAAAATTTATAGATATCCTTTAATTTCATATATTACCTTTCACTATTCACTACTTTCACTACTTTCACCATTTTCACTCTCCACATATTTCTCGGCCACCATTTTGGCAAGCTCTCTTATTTTTAAAATGTAATTTTGCCTTTCTGTTTGGGAAATAGCTTTTCTCGCATCCAACACATTAAACACATGGCTGGCCATTATTGTATAATCATATGCAGGAAGCGCTAAATTATTTTCTATACATTTTTTTACTTCATTTCTGCAGTCTTCAAACCATCTAAAAAGCATATCAACACTGGCCACTTCGAAATTGTATTTTGAAAATTCATATTCGCTTCTTTTGTGCATATCTCCGTAAGTTGTAGATTCATTCCATTTTATATCAAATACATTATCAACTCCCTGAAGATACATTGCAAGTCTTTCCGTACCATATGTGATTTCAACCGGCACAGGAAATGTTTTAATACCCCCGACTTGCTGAAAATATGTAAACTGGGTAACTTCCATACCGTCAAGCCAAACTTCCCATCCGAGACCCCATGCTCCGAGTGTGGGTGATTCCCAGTTATCCTCCACAAACCTTACGTCGTGTTCAGCAAGATTTAATCCTAAATATTCGAGAGATTCTAAATACATATCCTGGATATTCTCAGGACTCGGTTTCATAATAACCTGAAACTGATAATAAGCCCCCAGCCTGTTTGGATTTTCACCGTATCTTCCGTCTGTCGGTCTTCTGCTCGGCGCCACATATGCCACATTCCAAGCACCTTTTCCAAGACTTCTTAAAAGAGTTGCCGGATGAAACGTCCCGGCCCCACTTGGAAAATCATAAGGCATTACAATATTACAGCCTTTGTTTTTCCAGAATTCCTGAAGTTTCAAAAGTAAATCGCTAAAATATATCATTTCTCCTTTTTTTTTATTGCATGATTGTAAAGGATGTGAAAAAAAATTCTCCACGAAATAATCAAAATCAAACCTTTTATCTCCACAATCACATAAATGTACCTTTTTAGCGCCTTTTTAAAGTTAATGTATTGGAATAATTTATACAATTCTGAATTAACAAGAATTAAAAAATACTTTGGTTTAACCAGCTTTTTTTCAAAAGCATCAGCAATTTCTTCTTCATTATTAATATTTTTTTTGAAAGTATTGTTTTTAAAATCAATTTTTTTTCATTTTTTTTCTTTATATTTATATTTATATTTTCTAAAAGTTTTGTTATTTTTTTTTGATATAAAATTTAAAAGATTTTTAAAATTTTCAAGATTATATAAAATTTTTCTTTTTCTAAAAGATTAAAAAAAAGCACCTCTGCACATTTCAGTAGTCATTTCTCACCTTTCAATATTACATTGTCGCCTTTTTCACATCCGCATGCATTTGCTACTACACCGCATTTTACTTTAAACAGATAAAAGACTTCCCTTCCGCATTCACCAAACAAAACTTCAAAATTACCCATTCCCTTACTAATTACTAAATCAGCATTATAAAATATTTCCTTGCTTTTGGAATTTGCATATTTTAAACTAAATCCCGGAGTATCCACTCCCGTATCAATAATTTCGGCAAAATTACTGATTTCAGAGCCTTTTAAATCATTAACGGTTATATCATTAATTATAGGTTTTCCTCTTACTAAATAATAAACTTTTATTTTTGGATATATTTTTTTAATCACCTTGATTAAAATTTCATCAAAAACATTTTCTCCCGCATTGTCTGCCAGATAACACAATGTTTTAGCCTTTTTTAATTTATTTTCTAATTTATTAAAATCATTATGGATAAAATTCATATTAAAAATATTTTCAATTTCTTTGTTTAAATCATACTCCTGGTTTACTCCCAAATCTATTATATTTCCCGCAATGGCGATTTTACAGGCATCGAAAAGAGGGCTTTTGGAATTTTTTAATTTTTCTTCCAAAAGCGGCTTAAAATTTAAAGCCTCTTTTATTGAAATCTCTTTCTCTTTTTTAAAAGGGTCGTTTATATTTAATTTTTTTCTGATATATTCATAAACTTCTTTAGCGATATCCGGAGGGGTAAAAGATAAATCGTATTTGGATAAAATCAAAGCGACACCCCTTAATATATTACTTGCTTTGTTTTCATCCAAATAAAGTCTTTTGGTGACATTCAAAGCCTGATTATAGATACATACGTAACAATCTCTTTTTATTTTCATTTAATTTCAAGCTCCTTTTTAATAGCTGCTTCATTAAAGCCGCAAATCCATCTGCTTCCCACCAAAATTACGGGCACCCCCCTGCATCCGTGCCTTTCACAGTCTTTTGCCGCTTTAGGGTCTTTACTTATATCAACTTTATTAAACCTGATTTTATTTTTTCTAAAAAACTGTTCGGCCCTGCTGCACCAGACACATCCAGGAGCCGTAAATAAAACCACTCTTTTTGCCATTACTCCTCCTTTTTGTATAATGTTAAATGTTTAATGTTAGATGTTAAATTCATAATTCAACATTTATTTTTCACTTTCTTTCTTAAGCACTCTTCCCCACATAAGTTTATATTTTTTCCTGCAAAATTCAAGCTCATCCTGAGTAATTTCAAGCTGTTTTTGAAGCCTTTGAATTGTAATTTTAGCTTCTTCGTAAATTTCCTGTAAAGAATAGATGGATTCTTTCAAAAATCTGTTTTCATCTTTTAGCGATTCAATGGTTTCATCTTTGCTCATAAGCACTTTTTCATGCATATTCAGAAATGTCGCCAATGTTTTTTTAGCTATGTCATTACTGTTTACAATTTCTATTTCATTTAAAGGCACTATTTGATTTGTGTTTTCCGCTTCTATATAAATAATACCATCACTTTTTTTACATTTAAGTTTTTTTTCTTTGCATAAGGAAAAAATCTCTTTTTTACTTTTACCGCTTATTTTTTCAAATTCTTCTATTGTCAAAAGAGTTTTCATTAATCTAATTTCACCTCAACTTCTAATGAATCCATTTCAACTTTTTTAGCCTGTGCAATTCTGTCTTCTTCAAGTTTTGCATTCAGCTCTTCGTCACTCAAAGCCAAAATCTGAAGAGCCAAATACGCCGCATTTTTAGCTCCCGCTTTACCGACTGCAAGAGTCGCAACGGGCATACCGCCCGGCATCTGCACGGTGGAAAGAAGTGCATCAAGCCCGTCCATCATTCCGCTCGGCATTGGAACACCGATTACAGGTCTAGTTGTAATTGATGCAACAACACCTGCTAAATGTGCGGCCATTCCCGCCCCACATATAAAAACTTTAGCGCCCCGTTCTTCGGCATCTTTTACATATGCATGAGTCCTTGCAGGGGTTCTGTGGGCGGATGTAATCAACACTTCATAAGGAATTTGAAATTTTTCTATAACTTTTATTGCCTCTCTCATTATTTCATAATCGCTTTTACTTCCCATTAATACACTTATAAATTTCATACCTCTTCCTTTCTTAAAAACGTCAAATAAGGGAGTTTACAGGGCAATTTTATCGGATTTAGATTACCGCTGTGAACACTGCTTAATTCTTTGTTGCCTTGTGTAATAATTTTATTTAATTTAAGCAGCCACCTGCCGTTTTCATTATAAACTTTACCTATTTCATTTTCACAAGGTGTAATTTTAACATTTTTTGGCAGTACTATTTCAAGCACATCGCCGGGATATGTTTTATATTTACACATAAAATGGCCGCCATCTTCTGTCACAACTCCGCTTACCTGCCAGTTTCCGGTGGTTAATGAAGTTTCCAGATTTTGGGTATCATTTCTAACATATGGTCTTTTAACAATATATGCATCACTTAAACCTCTGTTTTTAGTAGTTAAAATTTCATTCAAATATTTTTTGCATTCACATTTTCCACTGTTAAGATATTCATCTATGGCATTTCTGTAAGCTTTTGTTACAACACCGACATAATAAGGCGCTTTTGTTCTCCCTTCAATTTTCACCGAATCAATTACACCGGATTTTAAAATTTCAGGAATATGTTCAATCAGACATAAATCTTTTGCATTCATTATATAAGTGCCGTCT
It encodes the following:
- the glyQ gene encoding glycine--tRNA ligase subunit alpha, which encodes MIYFSDLLLKLQEFWKNKGCNIVMPYDFPSGAGTFHPATLLRSLGKGAWNVAYVAPSRRPTDGRYGENPNRLGAYYQFQVIMKPSPENIQDMYLESLEYLGLNLAEHDVRFVEDNWESPTLGAWGLGWEVWLDGMEVTQFTYFQQVGGIKTFPVPVEITYGTERLAMYLQGVDNVFDIKWNESTTYGDMHKRSEYEFSKYNFEVASVDMLFRWFEDCRNEVKKCIENNLALPAYDYTIMASHVFNVLDARKAISQTERQNYILKIRELAKMVAEKYVESENGESSESSE
- a CDS encoding DUF89 domain-containing protein — encoded protein: MKIKRDCYVCIYNQALNVTKRLYLDENKASNILRGVALILSKYDLSFTPPDIAKEVYEYIRKKLNINDPFKKEKEISIKEALNFKPLLEEKLKNSKSPLFDACKIAIAGNIIDLGVNQEYDLNKEIENIFNMNFIHNDFNKLENKLKKAKTLCYLADNAGENVFDEILIKVIKKIYPKIKVYYLVRGKPIINDITVNDLKGSEISNFAEIIDTGVDTPGFSLKYANSKSKEIFYNADLVISKGMGNFEVLFGECGREVFYLFKVKCGVVANACGCEKGDNVILKGEK
- the purE gene encoding 5-(carboxyamino)imidazole ribonucleotide mutase, with protein sequence MKFISVLMGSKSDYEIMREAIKVIEKFQIPYEVLITSAHRTPARTHAYVKDAEERGAKVFICGAGMAAHLAGVVASITTRPVIGVPMPSGMMDGLDALLSTVQMPGGMPVATLAVGKAGAKNAAYLALQILALSDEELNAKLEEDRIAQAKKVEMDSLEVEVKLD
- a CDS encoding DUF3972 domain-containing protein encodes the protein MKTLLTIEEFEKISGKSKKEIFSLCKEKKLKCKKSDGIIYIEAENTNQIVPLNEIEIVNSNDIAKKTLATFLNMHEKVLMSKDETIESLKDENRFLKESIYSLQEIYEEAKITIQRLQKQLEITQDELEFCRKKYKLMWGRVLKKESEK
- a CDS encoding glutaredoxin family protein, which codes for MAKRVVLFTAPGCVWCSRAEQFFRKNKIRFNKVDISKDPKAAKDCERHGCRGVPVILVGSRWICGFNEAAIKKELEIK